A stretch of Phycisphaerae bacterium DNA encodes these proteins:
- a CDS encoding pentapeptide repeat-containing protein yields the protein MSDLDLASVWFRGSTFNGVKMDNTIFSACHDCVFNGVQGTSTYFGQLKNCSMWGAVLPEAELTTLLDGCTIENTSLAGVRFKPLDRLAGRDIAQHSRFLNVITDFADCAGCDLRGHTFSGCSFRNARASLANFAGCDISDTSFAFCNVVRANFDRTSCTSCDFEQTVILREQIPALRHFVASNCWHVVAAPSTDAVAAACRNLRSRGATISWTMTPQRGIRDDRLVVSAEEDNWPQYRGAALKGRRSAVQRSYTPDKSRDLVELLIDFACDYVGWGFNPSTLEVVQNEPVGIAGRDDEWRVLIASLIDPLWSET from the coding sequence ATGTCTGATCTCGACCTCGCCAGCGTGTGGTTTCGGGGATCGACGTTCAATGGCGTGAAGATGGACAACACCATTTTCTCGGCGTGTCATGATTGCGTGTTCAACGGTGTCCAGGGAACAAGCACCTACTTCGGTCAACTGAAGAACTGCTCAATGTGGGGTGCAGTGCTCCCCGAGGCTGAACTGACGACCCTGCTCGACGGATGTACAATTGAGAACACGTCTTTGGCTGGTGTAAGGTTTAAGCCTCTTGATCGTCTGGCCGGGCGGGACATCGCGCAACATTCCCGATTTCTGAACGTGATCACCGACTTTGCCGACTGCGCGGGATGCGACCTCCGCGGGCACACGTTCTCCGGCTGCAGCTTCAGGAATGCTCGTGCTTCGCTCGCCAATTTCGCGGGTTGCGATATTTCCGATACTTCGTTCGCCTTCTGCAATGTCGTACGCGCCAATTTTGACCGCACGTCCTGCACCTCATGCGATTTTGAACAGACGGTGATCCTGCGGGAGCAAATCCCGGCCCTACGACACTTTGTGGCATCGAATTGCTGGCATGTCGTGGCCGCACCTTCGACCGATGCCGTTGCGGCTGCGTGTCGCAATCTTCGTTCGCGAGGAGCAACCATTAGCTGGACCATGACGCCACAACGCGGGATTCGCGACGACCGGCTTGTCGTCTCGGCCGAGGAGGACAACTGGCCACAATATCGCGGCGCTGCTCTCAAAGGCAGGCGCTCCGCAGTGCAACGGTCATATACGCCCGACAAATCGCGGGACCTTGTGGAGCTGCTGATTGACTTCGCGTGTGATTACGTCGGCTGGGGCTTCAACCCGTCGACTCTTGAAGTTGTTCAGAATGAACCAGTCGGAATTGCCGGGCGCGACGACGAATGGAGGGTGCTGATAGCGTCGTTGATCGATCCATTGTGGAGTGAAACGTAG
- a CDS encoding AHH domain-containing protein — protein sequence MAHINACLPHTGVLWLTFDTGETLGVTPNHELWTYEDGWIAAAHVQPGDHLDHACGMAVAVVDRVYDPSPTFVYDLTVDGTWTFFAGELWVHNSSCSHHLATDKNYVRAPQWSQAFDEMFASAGMKLSDKENKLIMDFFTHRSLAPHSQGYHRWVFQTLQEALAGKAGQEERQNALKKALAQIQAALERDPYLLRQP from the coding sequence GTGGCCCACATCAATGCCTGCCTGCCCCACACCGGCGTCCTCTGGCTGACCTTCGACACCGGCGAGACCCTCGGCGTCACGCCGAACCACGAGCTCTGGACCTACGAGGACGGCTGGATCGCCGCCGCCCACGTCCAGCCCGGCGACCACCTCGACCACGCCTGCGGCATGGCCGTCGCCGTCGTCGATCGCGTCTATGACCCGTCGCCGACGTTCGTGTATGATCTCACCGTCGACGGAACGTGGACGTTCTTCGCGGGTGAGCTGTGGGTTCACAATAGTTCGTGCTCGCATCATTTAGCGACTGATAAAAACTATGTCCGCGCTCCTCAGTGGTCACAAGCCTTCGACGAGATGTTTGCATCAGCGGGCATGAAGCTAAGCGACAAAGAGAACAAGTTGATCATGGATTTCTTCACTCACCGTAGTCTTGCCCCGCATTCGCAAGGTTATCACCGATGGGTCTTCCAAACTCTGCAGGAGGCGCTTGCGGGCAAAGCCGGCCAAGAAGAGCGCCAGAATGCGCTGAAGAAGGCGCTCGCACAGATTCAAGCGGCATTGGAACGTGATCCATACCTTCTACGGCAGCCATGA